Proteins from a genomic interval of Oncorhynchus clarkii lewisi isolate Uvic-CL-2024 chromosome 15, UVic_Ocla_1.0, whole genome shotgun sequence:
- the LOC139366818 gene encoding homeobox protein DLX-3-like produces MADWKVPVSFNPSYHAFAYGLVYQPGAEQNHPNFSSWTEATYNSGVSASYYSQAQPQHQSPSWSPELNNAGTSNGQYPASVVCLGDPHSHTQSGRLFISNNRAPHDPQTETERPSSDTQSDSETHTSPESLSSVNDREEYNPQANHTTWVRNELETASGSPNSSEHVSSSHPEEFQSPHVMGSENCTLQSLPPSPEKVDKNIPPKKARTAFSTGQMDALTHRFNMQKYLTPAEMKTLARLTGLTYKQVKTWFQNRRMKLKRHQKDDSWASPGYPNMPQRPQFQGKPQAQIQDHTIAQQFRETMLRRSPQQNLPYYAVGYPRPSSPPQPPARPPGIWPLPPAVTHHEYPNGYSTNHHTSIDSDDWKVMSPMHKSSQ; encoded by the exons ATGGCAGACTGGAAGGTACCAGTGAGCTTCAACCCATCCTACCACGCTTTTGCCTATGGTCTCGTGTACCAACCAGGGGCTGAGCAAAACCATCCTAACTTCTCCAGCTGGACAGAGGCCACATACAACTCTGGGGTCAGCGCCAGCTACTACTCGCAAGCGCAGCCACAGCATCAATCACCATCCTGGAGTCCCGAACTAAACAATGCTGGCACGAGCAATGGCCAATACCCGGCTTCTGTGGTATGTCTTGGTGACCCTCACAGCCATACCCAGAGTGGCCGCCTCTTTATTTCCAACAACCGGGCTCCGCATGATCCGCAAACGGAGACCGAGCGGCCAAGTAGCGACACCCAGAGCGACTCAGAGACCCACACCTCACCAG AGTCTTTGAGTTCAGTGAACGACCGAGAGGAGTACAATCCGCAAGCCAACCATACTACCTGGGTGAGAAATGAGTTGGAGACAGCCAGTGGAAGCCCAAATAGCAGTGAGCATGTCTCCAGTTCACATCCAGAGGAGTTTCAAAGTCCACACGTTATGGGGAGTGAGAACTGCACCCTGCAGTCATTGCCCCCTTCCCCAGAGAAAGTGGACAAGaatatcccccccaaaaaagctcGAACTGCTTTCTCAACAGGCCAAATGGATGCCCTTACTCATAGGTTTAACATGCAGAAGTACCTCACCCCTGCTGAGATGAAGACCCTGGCTAGACTGACTGGGCTTACTTACAAACAG GTAAAAACATGGTTCCAGAATCGCAGGATGAAACTGAAGAGGCACCAGAAAGATGACAGCTGGGcatcacctggctaccccaacatGCCACAGCGCCCCCAG TTTCAGGGCAAACCCCAAGCACAGATCCAGGACCACACCATTGCTCAACAGTTTCGAGAGACCATGTTAAGGAGGAGTCCTCAACAGAACCTGCCTTACTATGCTGTTGGGTATCCTCGGCCATCCTCTCCCCCCCAGCCCCCTGCAAGGCCCCCGGGCATCTGGCCCCTGCCCCCAGCTGTGACCCACCATGAGTACCCCAATGGCTACAGCACAAACCACCATACTAGCATCGACAGTGATGACTGGAAAGTCATGAGCCCCATGCACAAGTCTAGCCAATAA
- the LOC139367051 gene encoding transmembrane 9 superfamily member 1 isoform X1: protein MMAEIEHPNQQGVCRMIGYCILVLCLVPQITWATVSYKQGDPVTLYVNKVGPYHNPQETYHYYTLPVCRPKEVHHKSLSLGEVLDGDRMAESLYEIKFRENTEKKLLCQLTLTEKEVDQLREAIEELYYFEFVLDDIPIWGFVGYMEESGFLPHSHKVGLWTHLDFNIEYNGNSVIFANVSVKDSKPVPLEEGGAGHGAVGTGGGLALSFSYSVHWFESPLNHARRAERLRDYSFFPKTLEIHWLSIINSLVLVVLLLGFVIIILMRVLKNDFARYNVEEEGGCDDLDQGDNGWKIIHTDVFRFPPYKSLLCAVLGVGAQFLTLATGIIVMALLGMFNVHRHGAINSAAIMLYALTSCVSGYCSCSFYTQIHGQRWVWNIILTSSLFSAPLFLTWSVVNSVHWWSGSTQALPASTVLLLLGAWVLVGFPLTVIGGIVGKNRAGNFQAPCRTRNIARQIPTQPWYKHTAVHMAIGGFLPFSAISVELYYIFATVWGREHYTLYGILLCVFAILLSVGACISVALTYFLLSGEDYRWWWRSVLSTGSTGLFIFVYSVFYYRNRSSMSGLVQSAEFFGYSLLTALVFSLMLGTVSFWASLVFIRYIYRSLKMD, encoded by the exons ATGATGGCTGAAATTGAACATCCTAACCAGCAAGGAGTCTGCCGGATGATAGGTTATTGCATCTTGGTCCTGTGTCTCGTGCCACAGATAACATGGGCTACAGTGAGCTACAAGCAAGGGGATCCTGTAACATTATATGTCAACAAAGTTGGTCCTTACCATAACCCTCAGGAAACGTATCATTACTACACGTTGCCTGTTTGCAGACCTAAAGAG GTGCACCACAAGTCCCTTAGTCTAGGAGAAGTGCTTGATGGGGATCGGATGGCAGAGTCCCTGTATGAAATCAAATTCAGAGAGAATACAGAGAAGAAGTTACTCTGCCAGCTAACCCTCACAGAGAAAGAG GTGGACCAACTCCGAGAGGCCATAGAGGAGCTGTATTACTTTGAGTTTGTCCTGGATGACATTCCCATCTGGGGCTTTGTGGGGTACATGGAGGAGAGTGGCTTCCTGCCCCATAGTCATAAG gtgGGGCTGTGGACACATCTGGACTTCAACATTGAGTACAACGGAAACTCTGTGATCTTCGCCAACGTCTCCGTGAAGGACTCTAAGCCAGTGCCCCTGGAGGAGGGTGGCGCCGGGCATGGGGCGGTGGGGACGGGCGGCGGGCTGGCACTGTCCTTCTCCTACAGCGTGCACTGGTTCGAGAGCCCTCTGAACCACGCCCGGCGGGCCGAGAGACTGAGGGACTACTCGTTCTTCCCCAAGACCCTAGAGATCCACTGGCTGTCTATTATCAACTCCCTGGTGCTGGTGGTACTGCTGCTGGGCTtcgtcatcatcatcctcatgaGGGTCCTCAAGAATGACTTTGCCAG GTACAATGTTGAGGAGGAGGGCGGCTGTGATGATCTGGACCAAGGGGATAATGGCTGGAAGATCATCCACACAGATGTCTTTAGGTTCCCCCCTTATAAAAGCCTGCTGTGTGCCGTGTTGGGAGTGGGGGCTCAGTTTCTAACCCTGGCCACAG GGATCATCGTCATGGCGCTGCTGGGAATGTTTAATGTGCATCGACATGGTGCTATCAACTCGGCTGCCATCATGCTGTACGCGTTGACGAGCTGCGTGTCAGGATACTGCTCCTGTAGCTTCTACACACAGATACATGGCCAGCGCTGGGTCTGGAATATCATCCTCACCTCTTCACTCTTCTCAG CTCCCCTGTTCCTGACTTGGAGTGTGGTGAACTCAGTCCACTGGTGGAGCGGCTCCACCCAGGCCCTGCCTGCCTCtacagtgctgctgctgctgggggcCTGGGTCCTGGTGGGATTCCCCCTCACTGTCATCGGGGGCATTGTGGGCAAGAACCGTGCAGGCAACTTCCAGGCCCCCTGTCGCACACGCAACATCGCCCGCCAGATCCCCACACAGCCCTGGTACAAGCACACGGCTGTACACATGGCCATTGGGGGCTTCCTGCCTTTCAG tgccATCTCAGTGGAGCTGTACTACATCTTCGCCACCGTGTGGGGACGCGAGCATTACACCCTGTACGGCATCCTCCTCTGCGTGTTTGCCATCCTCCTCTCGGTGGGCGCCTGCATCTCGGTGGCGCTCACCTACTTCCTGCTGTCGGGCGAGGACTACCGCTGGTGGTGGCGCAGTGTGCTGAGCACAGGTTCCACGGGCCTCTTCATCTTTGTCTACTCAGTCTTTTACTACCGCAATCGTTCGAGTATGAGTGGCCTGGTGCAGAGCGCAGAGTTCTTTGGTTACTCACTCCTCACAGCGCTGGTCTTTTCCCTCATGCTGGGTACTGTCTCCTTCTGGGCCTCGCTGGTCTTTATTCGCTACATCTACCGCAGCCTCAAGATGGACTAA
- the LOC139367051 gene encoding transmembrane 9 superfamily member 1 isoform X2 — MAESLYEIKFRENTEKKLLCQLTLTEKEVDQLREAIEELYYFEFVLDDIPIWGFVGYMEESGFLPHSHKVGLWTHLDFNIEYNGNSVIFANVSVKDSKPVPLEEGGAGHGAVGTGGGLALSFSYSVHWFESPLNHARRAERLRDYSFFPKTLEIHWLSIINSLVLVVLLLGFVIIILMRVLKNDFARYNVEEEGGCDDLDQGDNGWKIIHTDVFRFPPYKSLLCAVLGVGAQFLTLATGIIVMALLGMFNVHRHGAINSAAIMLYALTSCVSGYCSCSFYTQIHGQRWVWNIILTSSLFSAPLFLTWSVVNSVHWWSGSTQALPASTVLLLLGAWVLVGFPLTVIGGIVGKNRAGNFQAPCRTRNIARQIPTQPWYKHTAVHMAIGGFLPFSAISVELYYIFATVWGREHYTLYGILLCVFAILLSVGACISVALTYFLLSGEDYRWWWRSVLSTGSTGLFIFVYSVFYYRNRSSMSGLVQSAEFFGYSLLTALVFSLMLGTVSFWASLVFIRYIYRSLKMD; from the exons ATGGCAGAGTCCCTGTATGAAATCAAATTCAGAGAGAATACAGAGAAGAAGTTACTCTGCCAGCTAACCCTCACAGAGAAAGAG GTGGACCAACTCCGAGAGGCCATAGAGGAGCTGTATTACTTTGAGTTTGTCCTGGATGACATTCCCATCTGGGGCTTTGTGGGGTACATGGAGGAGAGTGGCTTCCTGCCCCATAGTCATAAG gtgGGGCTGTGGACACATCTGGACTTCAACATTGAGTACAACGGAAACTCTGTGATCTTCGCCAACGTCTCCGTGAAGGACTCTAAGCCAGTGCCCCTGGAGGAGGGTGGCGCCGGGCATGGGGCGGTGGGGACGGGCGGCGGGCTGGCACTGTCCTTCTCCTACAGCGTGCACTGGTTCGAGAGCCCTCTGAACCACGCCCGGCGGGCCGAGAGACTGAGGGACTACTCGTTCTTCCCCAAGACCCTAGAGATCCACTGGCTGTCTATTATCAACTCCCTGGTGCTGGTGGTACTGCTGCTGGGCTtcgtcatcatcatcctcatgaGGGTCCTCAAGAATGACTTTGCCAG GTACAATGTTGAGGAGGAGGGCGGCTGTGATGATCTGGACCAAGGGGATAATGGCTGGAAGATCATCCACACAGATGTCTTTAGGTTCCCCCCTTATAAAAGCCTGCTGTGTGCCGTGTTGGGAGTGGGGGCTCAGTTTCTAACCCTGGCCACAG GGATCATCGTCATGGCGCTGCTGGGAATGTTTAATGTGCATCGACATGGTGCTATCAACTCGGCTGCCATCATGCTGTACGCGTTGACGAGCTGCGTGTCAGGATACTGCTCCTGTAGCTTCTACACACAGATACATGGCCAGCGCTGGGTCTGGAATATCATCCTCACCTCTTCACTCTTCTCAG CTCCCCTGTTCCTGACTTGGAGTGTGGTGAACTCAGTCCACTGGTGGAGCGGCTCCACCCAGGCCCTGCCTGCCTCtacagtgctgctgctgctgggggcCTGGGTCCTGGTGGGATTCCCCCTCACTGTCATCGGGGGCATTGTGGGCAAGAACCGTGCAGGCAACTTCCAGGCCCCCTGTCGCACACGCAACATCGCCCGCCAGATCCCCACACAGCCCTGGTACAAGCACACGGCTGTACACATGGCCATTGGGGGCTTCCTGCCTTTCAG tgccATCTCAGTGGAGCTGTACTACATCTTCGCCACCGTGTGGGGACGCGAGCATTACACCCTGTACGGCATCCTCCTCTGCGTGTTTGCCATCCTCCTCTCGGTGGGCGCCTGCATCTCGGTGGCGCTCACCTACTTCCTGCTGTCGGGCGAGGACTACCGCTGGTGGTGGCGCAGTGTGCTGAGCACAGGTTCCACGGGCCTCTTCATCTTTGTCTACTCAGTCTTTTACTACCGCAATCGTTCGAGTATGAGTGGCCTGGTGCAGAGCGCAGAGTTCTTTGGTTACTCACTCCTCACAGCGCTGGTCTTTTCCCTCATGCTGGGTACTGTCTCCTTCTGGGCCTCGCTGGTCTTTATTCGCTACATCTACCGCAGCCTCAAGATGGACTAA
- the LOC139366819 gene encoding flap endonuclease 1-like has product MTDFSGVGGVKKQKHTSTDWRRRAEAENLLAQVQGTGEQENIAKFSKRLVKVTRQHNDECKKLLTLMGVPYIKAPCEAEASCTALVKAVVATATEDTDSLTFGAVVLLRHLTPSDAKKLPILL; this is encoded by the exons ATGACTGACTTTTCCGGAGTGGGCGGTGTGAAGAAGCAAAAACACACCTCCACAGA CTGGAGAAGGAGGGCAGAGGCTGAGAACCTGCTGGCCCAGGTGCAGGGAACAG GGGAGCAGGAGAACATTGCCAAGTTCAGTAAGCGTCTGGTGAAAGTTACCCGGCAGCACAACGACGAGTGCAAGAAGCTGCTCACCCTAATGGGGGTGCCATACATCAAG GCTCCATGTGAGGCAGAGGCGAGCTGCACTGCTCTGGTTAAGGCGGTAGTCGCCACGGCAACAGAAGATACGGACAGCCTGACATTTGGAGCAGTGGTCCTACTGAGGCACCTCACCCCCAGCGACGCAAA GAAGCTTCCTATCCTTCTGTGA
- the LOC139366820 gene encoding myelin-associated glycoprotein-like: protein MACSTDNMFLIGLFMSGVLACFGQRHLITTMPEKLDVLSGSCVQIPCAFDVPQDCSTFNSTIITSGVWIKESPYFGGRLNIVIFNSSKTYNTYQGKITGNMSWKDCTTVFFNVTSSYTNICFFRIESRPFNATDPEKSVHIVVRDLPLRPNITVSGEMKEERPVSFNCSATAPCPKHSPKLTWTLPTLFTPENQLQENSDQTKSVLSMVTFTASHLHHEKNITCTAVYPVGTSNKTAEHSMTLLFSPKNTSASLSPADPVSVGSCVNLTCSSTANPPVTNFTWFQISGGKPTQVASGQTYTINVTVGDGGMYYCEARDDHSIENSMKVPLAIEAWVNSLFGTVHTNQATAEEEPAEDQPE from the exons ATGGCATGTAGTACTGACAACATGTTTCTCATTGGCCTCTTTATGTCAG GTGTTTTGGCCTGTTTTGGCCAAAGACATTTGATCACCACAATGCCAGAGAAATTGGATGTACTGAGTGGCTCCTGTGTTCAAATCCCATGTGCATTTGATGTTCCTCAAGATTGCTCTACATTTAACAGCACAATAATTACCTCCGGAGTGTGGATTAAAGAATCACCATACTTTGGTGGCAGGCTTAACattgtgatatttaacagtagtaaGACATACAACACCTATCAAGGGAAGATAACTGGAAACATGTCCTGGAAGGACTGCACCACAGTCTTCTTCAATGTAACCTCTAGTTACACTAACATCTGCTTCTTCAGAATTGAGAGTAGACCATTCAACGCAACAGACCCTGAGAAGTCTGTTCATATAGTTGTCAGAG ATTTGCCTCTCAGACCCAATATTACTGTCTCAGGTGAGATGAAGGAAGAGAGGCCTGTCAGTTTTAACTGCTCTGCTACAGCTCCCTGTCCCAAACACTCTCCTAAACTGACATGGACTCTCCCAACCCTGTTTACACCTGAGAACCAACTGCAAGAGAATTCAGATCAAACCAAATCTGTTCTCTCCATGGTGACATTCACTGCTTCACACCTTCATCATGAGAAGAACATCACTTGTACTGCAGTCTACCCAGTAGGAACAAGCAACAAGACAGCTGAACATTCCATGACGCTTTTAT tctctcctaaAAACACCTCAGCCTCCCTCAGTCCAGCTGATCCAGTATCAGTGGGCAGTTGTGTGAATCTGACCTGCAGCAGCACAGCCAACCCTCCTGTGACAAACTTTACCTGGTTCCAGATCAGTGGGGGTAAACCAACACAGGTAGCATCTGGACAGACCTACACCATCAATGTGACTGTTGGTGATGGAGGGATGTACTACTGTGAAGCAAGAGATGATCACAGCATTGAGAATTCAATGAAAGTGCCGCTAGCTATTGAAG CCTGGGTG AACTCCCTGTTTGGGACGGTGCACACTAACCAGGCGACGGCCGAAGAGGAACCAGCAGAAGACCAGCCTGAGTAG